The nucleotide sequence CAGTGAATCAAGCTCCTTGAGCGCTTTGAGCGCCTGGTTGCTGGCATCGACACTACGCTGGACAAAGGCCAGCATCTTCGGTTGCAACGGCACCGGAATGGTCATGCAGCGGCCCAGCATCAGACCAGCAATGTCCTTGGCGCGGTTGGCGATCTTGTCCTGTACACTCAGCAGTTCCAGCAAATCAGAGCGCGGCACCGGCAGGAACAGACTCTTGGGCAGGTGCTGTCGAACATTCTTCTTGAGCTTGTCAGCCTCGCTCTCCAGCTGAGCCATCTCTTTCTGGATCTGCTCGACCCGCTCCCAGTCCTCCGCCGTCACCGCCTGGAACAGTGGTACCAGGTTAGCGGCACATTCGTGGGACTTGGCCATGTGCTGTTGCATCGGGCCAATGGGCGAACGCCCGAACAGGCTGACGAATGGATTGATTGGCATAGGGAATACCCCGGCTTCAGAAGGCGGCAAGTATACGGTTAGCCCATCGCGGCTGCTACCGTAGGCATCAAGCTGTAATACTAACTTGGTATAGGCATCCGTCGGCATCATGCACAGAGAAACCGAAATCAAACTGCGCGCCAGTCGCGACACACTCGCGGCGCTACGCGATCACCCGCTCCTGAAGAAGCGCAACAAGGGCGGCTGGCAACGTCATGAGCTGTTCAATCAGTATTACGACACGCCAGAACGCGACTTGGCTCAGGCGAAAGTCGCACTGCGCCTGCGCCGCGATGGCGAGCAGTTCATTCAGACCCTGAAAAGTCGGGGCCAGAGCGTGGCGGGCCTGTCCGAGCGCAACGAATGGGACTGGTATCTGGACAAGGCCAAGCTGGACACCAGGAAACTCACAGATGACTGCTGGCCGGCAGCGCTCGCTGAGCTGGAAAAGAAAAACCTGAAACCGATCTTTAAAACCGACTTTGTCCGCGAAAAAGCAGAGATCGCCTGGGGCCGAGGCAAGGCCAAGGTGGTTATCGAAGCAGCGCTGGACCTGGGCGAAGTGGTGGCTGGCAAGCAGAGCGAGGAAATCTGCGAACTGGAACTTGAACTGCGTCAGGGCGATCCCCAGGCGCTGCTGGAGCTGGC is from Pseudomonas saudiphocaensis and encodes:
- a CDS encoding TIGR00153 family protein; this encodes MPINPFVSLFGRSPIGPMQQHMAKSHECAANLVPLFQAVTAEDWERVEQIQKEMAQLESEADKLKKNVRQHLPKSLFLPVPRSDLLELLSVQDKIANRAKDIAGLMLGRCMTIPVPLQPKMLAFVQRSVDASNQALKALKELDSLLETGFSGREAAHVESMVEELEEIERETDRMQITVRRELYRLEKELPPVDVMFLYKIIEWIGDVADRAERVGNRLEQLLAR